Below is a window of Terriglobia bacterium DNA.
AAGGAAGCGTATAGCAAACGTGCGAGTCGATGGACAAGAACCGGATATAAGGCGCGAGCGCCGGACGAGCGGGCAACTTACCGCAAAGTCCGTATCCATCAAAGGTACGAAGCGTAGATTCGGCGACTGTGCATGGAAGGCAGCTGAGCTTACCCCAGGAGATCTGCCCTGTGTCGCTTCGGCGACTGAGGCGGCTGAGAGGCAACTTGATCGCAGGGCAGAAGTCAGCAGAGGGCATATTAGGTCATGCCGTCGGCAAGGCTAGTGAGGCACTCCAGACCGAAAGGTGGAGTCAACAGATAGGCCGAGCCGGAAACGGTGGCTGAAGGCCCGAACGATAGGAGAGGCGAACAGGACATGAATCTCAGGAACGACAAGCGGCAGAACATCCAGATGGAACTGGACTTTTCTCCCGGGCCAGTGGGTGAAGCCCGCAGAGCAGGAAGGAAAGAGACCGAATCGTCTCGGACGATAAGTGTACCCGAACGCCCAGCCAGCACGAATCAACTGATGGAGGAGGTATGTGAGCGAGAAAACCTGATGGAAGCATTGCGGCAGGTAAAGGCCAATAAGGGTAGTGCGGGTGTTGACGGGATGACTGTCGGCCAACTCACGGACTACCTGAAACAGCATTGGCCAGCCATCCGGGAACAGCTGTTGAGCGGCACTTACGAGCCGAAGCCGGTACGGAGGATGGAAATCCCCAAGCCGGACGGAGGAGGAGTTCGAAAGCTTGGAATTCCTTCGGTGCTGGATCGGTTTATCCAGCAGGCGGTGATGCAGGTTCTGCAGAGGCGGTGGGACCGGACGTTCTCCGATTACAGCTACGGTTTTCGACCGGGACGGTCAGCCCATCAAGCAGTAGTACAGGCGCAGCAGTATATCGCCGCAGGCTACACGTGGGTCGTTGATTTTGATTTGGAGAAATTTTTCGACCGAGTCAATCACGACAAACTAATGGGTCAGATTGCCAAGCGTGTTGAAGAGAAGCGGCTGTTGAAGCTCATCCGGGCATTTTTGAATGCCGGGGTGATGGAGAACGGGTTGGTCAGCCCAAGCGTGGAAGGGACTCCGCAAGGGGGTCCCCTTTCGCCACTGCTCAGCAACCTCGTGCTCGACGAACTCGACCGGGAGTTGGAGCGCCGGGGCCATCGTTTCGTTCGTTACGCGGACGACAGCAACATTTACGTTCGCAGCAAGCGGGCGGGGCAACGGGTGATGGAAAGCGTCACGCGATTCATCACGGAGAAGCTCAAGCTCAAGGTGAATGAGGCGAAGAGCGCGGTAGCGCGGCCGCAGGAGCGGAAGTTTCTCGGGTTCAGCTTTACGACCGGCCCGGAGGTGAAGCGCACGATTGCGCCGAAAGCTCTGGAGCGGTTCAAGCGGCGGATCCGGGAGATCACACGGCGGGCTAAGAGCGTCAGCATCGAGACGACGATAGAGGAACTGGCTCTGTATATGCGGGGCTGGCGCAGCTATTTCGGTTTCTGTGAGACGCCCGACGTGCTGGTATACCTCACCCGCTGGGTCCGGTTGCGACTTAGGGCGGCTCTGTGGCGGCAGTGGAAAACTCCACGCCGTCGCCGGGCAGCGCTGTTGGAACTGGGGGTACGTCCGCGTTTGGCAAGCAATACTGCCGGCAGCGGTCGTGGCCCTTGGTATCTTGCCCGGGCCAAGGCTCTGTCTGTGGGGCTTTCCAATGCGTACTTCAAGTCGCTCGGGCTTCCGGCATTGATCGAGGAGGGCTAGCGTAACCCATCGAACCGCCGTGTACGGACCCGTATGCACGGTGGTGTGGCAGGGGTCGGCGGGCGACCGCCGCCCCTATGCCGATCAAGTGGCGTGACCGGAAACTACGATGCTCTCCAGAAACGACCTCTGCGAAGTGATGGCGCGAATTGCCTTCGGTTATCGCGCAAAAAACGCCCCCTTTTTTGTTGCGCGTATATCCGAGGGGGTATGCGCAGATTCGCCCTTAGGTCGTTCCGGGGGGGTGGGGGTAGTTTCCGGTTTGGCCGTAACTCACCCGGAATGCCGGTACTGCCATCCGCCTTTGATGATTTCGAGATTATTTCTTCATTGGAGAAATTAGCTCTGGAAAGTGGAAAAACTCCTTCTGGATCTCGTTTCCATTCAGCTTATCCGCAAAGGGCGCAAATACAAGATCGTTCATCATAAGCTCGCTGATCGACTGACCGCCTCCCGCCCGTTTCAGTTGAACCGCCGACGATATTTCTGGCCCAGGAAGTTTCTCGCCGATGACCGATACTGTGCGGTACATTAGCCTATATCGAACTATGATCTCGTCGCC
It encodes the following:
- the ltrA gene encoding group II intron reverse transcriptase/maturase; translation: MNLRNDKRQNIQMELDFSPGPVGEARRAGRKETESSRTISVPERPASTNQLMEEVCERENLMEALRQVKANKGSAGVDGMTVGQLTDYLKQHWPAIREQLLSGTYEPKPVRRMEIPKPDGGGVRKLGIPSVLDRFIQQAVMQVLQRRWDRTFSDYSYGFRPGRSAHQAVVQAQQYIAAGYTWVVDFDLEKFFDRVNHDKLMGQIAKRVEEKRLLKLIRAFLNAGVMENGLVSPSVEGTPQGGPLSPLLSNLVLDELDRELERRGHRFVRYADDSNIYVRSKRAGQRVMESVTRFITEKLKLKVNEAKSAVARPQERKFLGFSFTTGPEVKRTIAPKALERFKRRIREITRRAKSVSIETTIEELALYMRGWRSYFGFCETPDVLVYLTRWVRLRLRAALWRQWKTPRRRRAALLELGVRPRLASNTAGSGRGPWYLARAKALSVGLSNAYFKSLGLPALIEEG